The genomic stretch TAAATGATATGTTTTTCTCGAGTGAAAATACACGTTGAATTTCCCCAGCTTAAACACAGAAGATTTCGGCGTATTTTATAGGCTCATATGTTCGGATATTTGTGTATTTGCGATATTTCCTCGTAATGCCAGTAAATATGTACGTAGGTCATTCGGTTGGTAAATCCATACAGACTACAGAGATATATGTAGATGGACACCCGACggtcatttcaatttttgatgtGAAAGTATTGAGCGcgttgttttttcttttatattaaaGGAAAGGAAAtaaacagaagaagaaaaaaatccgaaagaaaatttggcAATACAAGCCATATGAGACATGAAGAAGCTAATTGATGAGTTTGATGACTCCGAGCACTGTAAATGATTGGTAATCAACGGAGTTCTATTGTTGctatcatttatttatttctgtaTCATAATCAATCGGATGTTTTGAATAATACTCAAAATACATCGATTCGTTAAATAAATATCTCGGTTCgtggaaagaaaatttaaaaataatcgaaacgACACAATTTTTGCAGAAACGCAAAATCCGAAAATGACTCGTTTGCTTATTCGCCATATGAATAATTTCATAATCAAGTCAGATGTAGTTCATTTAAATTGTAGGTAGAACCAAAATTGCAACGTATTAGAGACAACCTAACTAGTGCTTAGTAAGTATGCTTTGCGTAATGGTTAGGTCAGCAAAATGATCCACAAAAATCCACGTTCCATTACCCAAGCGATCGTCAAAAATGCTCAGGAAatccataaaaatgaaaaaattctcCGATGCAATCACATTCTACACAAATTTATTATCAATTAACTCAGCATCACTTCTTATCCGAATAATAATTCGTTTTAATGAATGGCATTTTAGCAATTTCTGCGCTGTACATTTTATTCCTTATGCTCAATTCCACCTGCTGGCCAACACCTTTATACGCATCCAATACAAAGCCCATGGCGATATTTCCACCGATGCTAGGGCTAGGACATCCACTGGTCACCGTTCCAATACGTTTACCGTCTTTGAATATTTCTGCTCCATGTCTGGCTGGTGGGCCATTTGCCATTTTAATACCGATTCGTCGTTGTTTACttccattttttaattgatcgAGCACGGCGGCTGCACCAGGAAAATTCGCTTCGGCACGGCGTCTTTTAGCTAAAAATAACCCACTTGATCTAGTTCAACAGGGCCTCAGTAAGACAAAATAAACTTGAAGTACGTACCGACTAGCCAAGCTAGTCCAGATTCCACAGGTTTGGTACTTTCATCTATATCACTGCCATACAAACATAGACCTGCTTCCATTCTAAGTGAGTCTCGAGCTCCTAGCCCAGCTAGCTCTACATTTCCAAGTTGGCTGCCAAGTAAATTCTCGACAACATGACGTGACTTTTCAGCTGGTATCGATATTTCACAGCCATCCTCTCCTACAATAATAGTCAAAATCACATCTGTATGGTGTAATAAACGGCAACATTCTCATACCGGTATAACCACATCTTGTGATACGGCAATCGGATACACCAGCCAGTTCTGTGGTCATTGtttgcataaaataaaatttgtcgaaaGACACATTCGCAAGGCCTTGGACTGCTTTCATTGCTTCAGGGCCTTGAACAGCAATCAGAGCTAACAAAAGAGCcgcaataaacatttcaactttgcCAAATATTATCGAATTCCGTACCTCGGTCTCTAGGTTCTAGAAATTCTACTGACACATCTTTCTTAGATTTCTTGTATTCATCCACCGCGTTCTGAATCAGCCCCTTGTCATGATCTTTTCGGGCCGCATTTGACACAACATACAGAAGATCAGATCGTACCTTAGTTACAATTAAATCATCGAGAATGCCGCCATCAGCGTTTGTAAAGACTGTCAGTGTCCCAGTATTGTCGGGTAATCCGATAATGTCAGCTGTACAGAGTTTCTCGAAACAATCGATGGCGTCCTTACCATGGACATACGTTTGTAGCATATGAGAGACATCGAATATTGATGCATGTTTTCGCGTGTGCAGGTGAGACGCTGCAATGCCCAAATTTGCATACTGAACCGGTAAAAGGTAACCTTGAAAAAGTTACGTTATAGATTTTCGTGTTTCGAACACTTTAGACAATCTTATGTCACCTGCAAAGTCTACCATTTTTCCATTGTTGGCTACGTGAAAATCATACAATGACGTTTTTTCTGGCACACTCGTGGCATTCGTTGCATAAGCACAAGCCGATCTTTGTAACAAATTTCTCGACGATCGAGATAACACTCTGAAACTAATCATTTCTATCTTACGAACTCAGATTCACCTATTTGAAACAGAAATGTTTGCTTTCGCTCGAATGACACTTTCGGAACAACTAGAATGATATGCAACTAACAATGGTTTATGTTCGACTCAATGGTTCTATTTGTCGAAAATGATTCTCTATATAATACGAGTTGAGTTTATAAGTTTTATCAAAATACACATAAAACTTAGGTCAAATGTCAGTCATATCGTATTTGCTTTGGTTTCGTCGTTGAAAAcgattattaatttttcttatcattCTGCTATTTTAgcaagaacaaaaaaatacagAGATGATTTTAGGATGTTTTCGTTTACAACTCAGATCGTTAAACTACGGCTAATCTatagaaaaaatcatttctaaaccaatgaagtaaaagattttcctttGATTTCGGTTTATCGCTTAATTGCTCGATTGCGTTCGGGCTTACTGTGTATTTTGATAACTGCAAAGGCTGTAATACGACATGAACGGGGAGGCCTGTATTCGcacttgtcaaaaaaaaaatttggaagaatGTACGTAATTAAGCAAATGACATGTACACACATTGCTTAAACATGTATAAGAAGTTAACAGTTTCAATAATACTGTTGATATGCGTACCCTCTCTGAAAAGTTAAGATATAGCTCTACAGTCGATTGCCGGTCATTgatatttcgtttatttatttagaagATTGTGTTACAAGTGAACTTTTCTATAATCATTCCTATCTACTGCACCATTGTAATTGTACAAGAAAAGTAGGGGTAATGTAGTTCAATTTCCCATTTTATTGTAGTCAGTAATTactaattaaatattttactaaATTGGACGTTCACCTGTAGTTAATTCCCTAAACATGCAGATAAGCCTTTGCACCACTAATTAATAAAGCTGTTAGTGCCAGACATTATCACAGTATTTTAAGCAGAATGTTGCTCCTTAGTTCAATATTTTGCTGCTACTATTCTATAGAAAAAATCGGCTCAACAAGAGGACTTATAAAAAATGACAACCATACCTTGCTTCATGTTGATTGGTTCatgttttaaacaaaagcGTGTAGTTATTGGGGAGATTGCGATAAGTAAAAAATTACGATTAAGAATTTAACTCTCCATCCATACTctctaaaatgaaaatcgcaATGTCCAATGCCCTATTATAGAAAGGAACAGTTTCGTTGAGAGTGTGGATGTGGAATAACTTGTGCATTCGAATCTTCTTGGTAGGGTGTATCTCAAAAGCGGTTGCTtctagagatgagcgggccgacgttttttcaatacccgacccgacccggcccgatccaattttttgaacccgagcccgacccgacccaagacttttctcttcgcggcccgacccaacccgacccgaaAAAATCATCGGCCCGACGTGACCCTACTTTTTTTactataagaaatttaatgaaaaatcattttctacgcataaaagctttgcaataatcttatacgcgaagtaaaataataaaataagttagtgtttcatgctttataggcttttattggcttactttaaatttgtatttctaagtcgggccggcccgaatttttgttttcaaagcccgacccgacccggcccgaatgaattttcaaaacccggacccgaacccgatcgggccgggtcgggtcgggtcgggccgatgtatttcgggcggcccgctcatctctagttGCTTCCTTAACCATCGTAGATTCCTAAATCTCCAACAACAATTTCCTGGAGTTCTTTGGGGCATAATAAAGCCGTATACACTTGctgaaactttgttacataGTCCAGCCACTCGTTAGGCTGCCTTGTTGAAACCCTTGTTGCTGAAAACCCTTTATTTTTACCAGTTTTTGTCGATCGTTTCAATAAATAAGTTGAACAAGTGATGTAGTCTATGAAACAAACTTCTGGCAAGCATATATCGCCTTATTATGACCTAAAGAATACggcaaaatttttcttggagATATGAGAGATTTACGAGGGTAAGAGAAGCaattaagttccaaacaattttttttttttttgtatcgatggagaacctaattataagacactttgtctcgtatcatatgccaaaaaaagttaaaacttttttttataaatcattttgaaagtcactaaaaacacgaaaattcgaatagagATGcagtatgtcatcaaaaatttttgtattttgattcgaattttcgtgttttcagtgactttcaaaatgatttataaaaaagttgtaactttttttggcatatgatacgagaccaagtgtcttataattaggttctccatcgataaaaaatataattttttttgtttggaactcaATCGCATTTTACTTCTTAGTCATAATTGTACAGAACTCATTTTACTGTTAATCTTTCGCAAGAGTGGCTCGTAACTAGAGCCATTCTTTCGAGAATGTTTTCTAAGAATGTCTAGAGTTTTCTAGAATATTATGCCTATAACTTCGATGATTGATAGCTAAAGAATTCGTTAGTCGCGAAAGCTCCTTTGAATGACTGTAAATGCTCGAGTATTTACAGGGTCTGTTCAGAAATCACAAGCCTCGGGCAGTGGTAACTATTAATTGTTTTGTATGAGAAGATTGAAGTAAAAGCAGATAGATAAGGCTAGCATTCTAACCACCATTTAATAACTAGCCCAATCTTTGTTGCAGTATTAAAACAGCCACACTGTTACTTTGATAATATTCtttatctttttttatttatatcatGATTACTTTGGTTTTGAAGAGTCAAACAATGTTTCTATAATTTAGAAATTACAAAGAGAttatcaaaaaactttttttttttactttttttaatctttaaattcaatttttgctttgaattaattttttttaatttttttattttatttagagtttggtatttttgttttatttatgtaaatttgtaAAGAATGGGttatatgtttttgaagagaTGTTTAAtaagaatattaaaaattaatttcgttaaatcggtttttggttgttgtttttttgtctcttttgtttttgaaaggGTGGCTTTTGGTTGTTAGATTCTTATAAAAATTCTGGTTGTTGTTTTatgcttttttttaatgaaaaatcgaaatacGTGAGGTGgatatgcaaatttttgtttttttattttattttattttaataaaaatgattcattccattagaatttaaatgtttttttcttttcgtttaaatttaatgtgaggaagtcaatattttatttaagatttttgtaaggaaaaaacaaacaaatttctttatttagatttattttattttctttttatcagtaataaacgtttcatttttgctttgtttaattgtttaatttatatatatttatgacttttttatttaaacaaacattacaTATAATATCCTTTCGCCtatacattttccttttaccaatgaaatttatttaccattttgctattttttgttgttttttgtaaaGATCATTTTCGGTTTACGATagacgattttcaatttaaactgGAAAGAATTTAACtagaaaaataatgaaaagtgTAATTTATGAAGgatatttaaaaattgaaaaatgcagAGAAAGATAACATCAAGTAAAAAGACTCTTTGAAAATTCCATATCAAGCGAATGAAGCAGAGAAGCCTGTGTTAACAATGTGtttggttgaattttttttatcatcttgaataatttgttaaattttctaataattttcttttataaatgTTCACACATCCATTGACATTGACGTTTGTTCAACGTGTTTATgtgaaggaaaataaaatgattttaaagaaaaacgattttccatttattattttcaatttcatataTCGTCATAGgaaaatgaaagtgaaaaaaattggaaaaatcatAACATTAACTTTTCATaactaatttttctttgctttttatttagaattttgaaataaaatatagtTAACGTTGAAGATATATTTATTATTCTGATTAATAGTAGTAAGGATCacacatttacattttcttttgttccgaaaataatttacaaagaTTTTTCTCAAAGagttttttccatttttttggtgtatagcaaatatttttttttgttttttatgtttcacttAAGTTTATTAACCATATCAAGatagaaaatagtttttttttcttgcttttaattttaaagatatttgaaaatttttattttctttcactgTTGTTAACGgctatgaaattttaatttatttttttcttttaataaaatgcagTCACCTGTTGTGGTAAATTATATCggctttcactttttttataGCAATTGTGCTGTGCTACACACTGACTTGTCGATATTAAATTATTAGGTTTAGACAAcactttttttcgcattttttataattaaatctTTAACTTTTCTATGAATGGTtttgcaaaaaatttgtttctttcattttgaattgttaTACTTCAATGCAAAGGTTtgcttcatttatttattttcattaacaaaTGTATACACTCCCACAATACACAACGTGAACACAGcacataatttttataataaatttatttttatttaaatttttttttgccttttaaattgttttattatgACGAATAATACATAGTTATAATAATTTAAAGTATGGGGGATATTCTTACAATTTTTGCTAGTTATGTATAAAAGAGTTCCATTTCTTCTTAAACTTTTTTATCGGATTTTgactaaaaatcaaatttgttttctttaaatgtttttttctttgagtctgtgtgtgtgtgttggtTGGTTGTTCCATATATATTTAAGTactaatttgtttttaacaatTATCCTCTCCCttcatcatcatttttttatctttaGCTTTTAAGTATGTTTGTAgtattttagtgaaaaaaatattttaattttcttcttcttcatttgtTCACTTTTTACTTGAGTCCTAACTacagtttttatttatgtcatttcatcatcattttttatcaattgtttttctttttggttgTAGTGAGTGGTATCTAACTTTGCAACACACATTCgaccaaaacaaaaacaaaattttcattcgtaTAAACAGAAGAAATGTTTCAATGGcatgaaaatgataaacaaaacatttcaatttcactGAGAGAATGTGCTTGTCGACAATcggattatttatttttgtttttttttggaatattcAGATCGTGTGAATCAGTCGGGA from Bradysia coprophila strain Holo2 unplaced genomic scaffold, BU_Bcop_v1 contig_138, whole genome shotgun sequence encodes the following:
- the LOC119073788 gene encoding aminomethyltransferase, mitochondrial; the protein is MISFRVLSRSSRNLLQRSACAYATNATSVPEKTSLYDFHVANNGKMVDFAGYLLPVQYANLGIAASHLHTRKHASIFDVSHMLQTYVHGKDAIDCFEKLCTADIIGLPDNTGTLTVFTNADGGILDDLIVTKVRSDLLYVVSNAARKDHDKGLIQNAVDEYKKSKKDVSVEFLEPRDRALIAVQGPEAMKAVQGLANVSFDKFYFMQTMTTELAGVSDCRITRCGYTGEDGCEISIPAEKSRHVVENLLGSQLGNVELAGLGARDSLRMEAGLCLYGSDIDESTKPVESGLAWLVAKRRRAEANFPGAAAVLDQLKNGSKQRRIGIKMANGPPARHGAEIFKDGKRIGTVTSGCPSPSIGGNIAMGFVLDAYKGVGQQVELSIRNKMYSAEIAKMPFIKTNYYSDKK